The Opisthocomus hoazin isolate bOpiHoa1 unplaced genomic scaffold, bOpiHoa1.hap1 HAP1_SCAFFOLD_90, whole genome shotgun sequence genome window below encodes:
- the LOC142359392 gene encoding LOW QUALITY PROTEIN: MAP kinase-interacting serine/threonine-protein kinase 2-like (The sequence of the model RefSeq protein was modified relative to this genomic sequence to represent the inferred CDS: inserted 1 base in 1 codon), which yields MVQKESEIPGFHRSFKEQNPFELAFDLEPRRVAGGDSGQWLCSGADVPLSQPIDIPSTKKRNKKQHCRATDSFSGRFEDVYWLHDEVLGEGAQGRVQSCVNLVTNKEYAVKIIEKRQGDVCSGVLREVAMLNLCQGHRNILQLIEFFEEEERFYLVLEKMRGGSILTHIQQRSRLNELEASTVVRDIASALHFLHSKGIAHRDLKPGNILCERLDQVSPVKICDFGLASGIKLKGNCSPISTPELLSPCGTPEYMAPEVVETLYGYEETPTYDKRCDLWSLGVLLYFMLSGYPPFVGRCGSDCDWDSGKSCYTCEVMLLESIQEGKYEFPDKDWAHISSGAKDLISRLLVTDAKKRLSAAQVLEHPWVQGCALDNTLLTPIILQRKSSAKELTSFAAEAVAVNRQLTWCDKDEEEEAEEEARPVTISATSWAMQLXPPPESKLVAKQRQKCNLVKAVAAGQHLVAPVVVVADQA from the exons atggtgcagaaggaatctgagatccccggtttccaccgctccttcaag gaacaaaaccccttcgagctggcgtttgacctggagccc cgcagggtggctgggggtgactcaggccagtggctttgctccggtgcagatgtgcctttgagtcagcccatcgacatccccagcaccaagaaaaggaacaagaagcagcactgcagagccaccgacagcttctccggcaggttcgaag atgtttactggctgcacgacgaggtgctgggagaaggggcccaaggcagagtccagtcctgcgttaacctcgtcaccaacaaggagtacgcagtgaag atcatcgagaagcgccagggcgacgtctgcagcggggtcttacgggaggtggcgatgctgaatctgtgccagggacacag gaacatcctgcagctgattgagttcttcgaggaggaggagaggttttacctggtgcttgagaagatgaggggag gctccatcctgacccacatccaacagagaagccgcttgaacgagctggaggccagcacggtggtgcgggacatcgccagcgccctgcactttttgcacagcaaag gaattgctcacagggatctaaaaccgggaaatattctgtgcgagcgcctggaccag gtctccccggtgaagatctgtgacttcggcctggcaagtggcatcaaactgaaggggaattgctcccccatttccaccccggagctgctctcgccg tgcggcacccccgagtacatggccccggaggtggtggaaacttTATACGGTTACGAGGAGAcgcccacctacgacaagcgctgcgacctgtggagcctgggcgtcctcctgtacttcatgctgagcgggtacccccccttcgtgggccgctgcggctccgactgcgactgggacagcggcaagtcgtgctacacctgcgag gtgatgctcttggagagcatccaggaagggaagtacgagtttcccgacaaggactgggcgcacatctcctctggggccaaagatctcatttccaggctgctggtgacagatgccaagaagcggctcagtgcggcccaggtcctggagcacccctgggtgcagggg tgtgccctggataacaccctgctgacccccatcatcttgcagag gaagagcagtgccaaagagctcacctccttcgccgcagaggccgtcgccgtcaaccgccagctgacatggtgcgacaaggatgaggaagaggaggcggaggaggaagcacggcccgtcaccatcagtgctacctcatgggccatgcagc taccccctcctgagtccaagctggtggccaagcagcggcagaagtgcaacctggtcaaggcggtggctgctgggcagcacctggtagcccccgtggtcgtggtggctgaccaagcgtga